The following proteins are co-located in the Siansivirga zeaxanthinifaciens CC-SAMT-1 genome:
- a CDS encoding cyanophycinase, which yields MMKLINIANILFIFTIMFSCKEKASNSTANQQSIEALKIVNKPKGKLFIIGGGKRPKEMIKELLTTSNFNNEAYLVILPMASQEPDSTIYYASKQFEELGIDSKKIKGFNFEKNKENKVWLDSLKQAKIIYISGGDQVKFMDVVLNTPIYDALHEAYQNGTTIAGTSAGAAIMSEKMITGNEYKHKEYTGDFRTIEANNIEISQGMGFIKHAIIDQHFVKRMRMNRLVSIAIEHPNETAIGIDESTAIIIEGDSIKVTGLSQVIVIKNPKKNLKIKEGLLGADQLELSVKLPGSRFTF from the coding sequence ATGATGAAATTAATTAACATCGCAAACATTCTATTCATTTTTACGATCATGTTTTCTTGTAAAGAGAAAGCATCAAACTCAACTGCAAACCAACAATCTATTGAAGCTTTAAAAATTGTTAATAAACCTAAAGGAAAACTTTTTATCATAGGAGGAGGGAAGCGTCCCAAAGAAATGATTAAAGAACTACTAACAACAAGTAATTTTAATAATGAGGCATATCTGGTTATCCTGCCTATGGCAAGTCAAGAACCAGATTCTACCATTTATTATGCTTCAAAACAATTTGAAGAGTTGGGTATCGATTCAAAAAAAATTAAAGGTTTTAATTTTGAAAAAAACAAAGAAAATAAAGTCTGGTTAGATTCTTTAAAACAAGCTAAAATTATCTATATTTCAGGAGGCGATCAGGTAAAATTTATGGATGTTGTTTTAAACACACCTATATATGATGCTTTACATGAGGCTTATCAAAATGGTACTACTATAGCAGGAACTAGTGCCGGGGCTGCAATAATGAGTGAAAAAATGATTACCGGAAATGAATATAAACATAAAGAATACACCGGGGATTTTAGAACTATTGAAGCCAATAATATAGAAATTTCACAAGGCATGGGATTTATAAAACATGCTATTATCGATCAACATTTCGTAAAACGCATGCGTATGAATCGCTTAGTGAGTATAGCTATAGAACATCCTAACGAAACCGCTATTGGAATAGATGAATCTACAGCCATTATTATTGAGGGCGACAGTATTAAAGTTACTGGCTTATCTCAAGTAATTGTCATTAAAAATCCCAAAAAGAATCTTAAAATTAAAGAAGGATTACTAGGTGCAGATCAATTAGAATTAAGTGTAAAATTACCTGGAAGCAGATTTACATTTTAA
- a CDS encoding isoaspartyl peptidase/L-asparaginase family protein: protein MSKKTKYSLCIHGGAGVIIKNKLSTTDKNLIIADLKASIAAGENILNKGGSATDAVCAAVEVLENSMHFNAGKGAVYNRNGEHLLEASVMDGATLKAGALANSKRIKNPVLFAKTLLNRDDVVFISGDSVDALAGELGHPLVDNNYFDTSFRKEQWEFAQSLSDNTTFLDHTNLKMGTVGAVALDTHGNLAAATSTGGMTNKLDGRIGDSAIIGCGTYAKNKTCAVSCTGIGEFFMRATVASTVSHLMEYGGLSLEAAAHQAIHEHQAKLGGDGGLVAIDAQGNITMPYNSQGMYRAFVNEGSNKRGVFIWDEAEN from the coding sequence ATGTCAAAAAAAACAAAATATTCCCTCTGCATTCATGGTGGAGCAGGTGTTATTATTAAAAATAAATTATCTACTACAGATAAAAATTTAATAATAGCCGACTTAAAAGCTAGTATAGCAGCAGGAGAAAATATATTAAACAAAGGTGGTTCTGCTACAGATGCCGTATGTGCAGCAGTTGAAGTTTTAGAAAACAGTATGCATTTTAATGCAGGAAAAGGCGCTGTTTACAACCGCAACGGAGAACATTTACTGGAAGCCTCTGTAATGGATGGTGCAACACTAAAAGCTGGTGCTTTAGCAAATTCAAAGCGAATTAAAAACCCTGTTCTTTTTGCTAAAACATTACTAAACAGAGATGATGTTGTATTTATTTCTGGAGATTCGGTAGATGCGCTTGCGGGTGAACTAGGTCATCCCTTGGTAGATAATAATTATTTTGACACCAGTTTTAGGAAAGAACAATGGGAATTTGCCCAAAGCCTTTCAGATAACACTACTTTTTTAGATCACACTAATCTAAAAATGGGTACTGTAGGTGCTGTGGCTTTAGATACGCACGGCAATTTAGCCGCAGCTACTTCTACTGGGGGTATGACAAATAAATTAGATGGTCGTATAGGAGATTCGGCAATAATTGGGTGTGGTACATATGCAAAAAATAAAACATGCGCAGTATCTTGTACTGGCATTGGAGAATTTTTTATGAGAGCTACTGTAGCATCAACAGTTTCCCACTTAATGGAATATGGTGGCTTATCGTTGGAGGCTGCAGCGCATCAAGCCATCCATGAGCATCAAGCAAAACTTGGAGGCGATGGTGGTCTTGTTGCCATCGATGCACAAGGAAACATAACAATGCCATACAATTCACAAGGCATGTACAGAGCCTTTGTAAATGAAGGTTCTAACAAAAGAGGAGTATTTATTTGGGATGAAGCAGAAAACTAA
- a CDS encoding fasciclin domain-containing protein, producing the protein MKRLNTKIPQIICFLTLVLFITSCSNEGMSPIEDYGDASIYELISESSGSSTAKGAPKKGSDPIAAIAINAQFNELVKALEYVDEELDAGLVNLFLNGTDQFTVFAPTDMAFMNLYEALKISSIIDLDASLVLSVLQYHVTTGRRASNSVVPKNGMRTIETLLGATFDVYPDLSIMAVGNSANIETADISASNGIIHIIDTVILPIE; encoded by the coding sequence ATGAAACGATTGAACACTAAAATCCCCCAAATCATTTGTTTTTTAACCTTAGTTTTATTTATTACCTCTTGTAGCAACGAAGGTATGTCGCCTATAGAAGATTATGGTGATGCGTCTATTTACGAGCTTATTAGTGAATCATCTGGAAGTAGCACAGCAAAAGGAGCTCCTAAAAAGGGTTCCGATCCTATTGCTGCTATTGCAATAAATGCTCAATTTAATGAACTTGTAAAAGCTCTTGAATATGTTGATGAAGAATTAGATGCCGGTTTAGTAAATCTTTTCCTAAATGGTACAGACCAATTTACTGTATTTGCTCCAACCGATATGGCTTTCATGAATTTATATGAAGCTTTAAAAATTTCTAGTATTATAGACTTAGATGCTAGCTTAGTATTAAGTGTACTTCAGTATCACGTAACTACCGGTCGTAGAGCGTCTAACAGCGTAGTGCCTAAAAATGGCATGCGTACCATTGAAACGTTATTAGGTGCTACTTTTGATGTTTACCCCGATTTATCTATCATGGCCGTTGGAAACTCAGCAAATATTGAAACAGCCGATATTTCTGCCTCTAATGGTATCATTCATATAATTGATACCGTGATTCTCCCTATTGAATAA
- a CDS encoding prolipoprotein diacylglyceryl transferase, with protein MTIYLNNPEALYQFFYLLAFVFLYSVIIIASIKRGYHLRSVLLMLTTITLFTVVGSRLFTISIEDWFTALNSSFENYNNRSSVGGLIFGLLALYISQRIFRFKRPMLELFAWSAPIAIGITKLGCLFNGCCYGLPFNGFWGIQYAPGTHAHYNEWFLGSIEKDALLSLSLHPVQLYDCLSMIVLGYIVWKTRKLWKKNFSAIIFALFLFFIIRFGVEFFRDHNLSSFSTQFYWGVWSYQWVMLGVAMLLLLALWYYEKVLKTDIVKGDQNSPIIHAEFTYITILSVLVYALNNLLMPYELLVIWILFIPAIILTFYFVFTESRLHKHRSLVSILLLTPFYVLAQTIPDQTPKIKQYNRIDLGASFGSFANEFKYNPQEAENACGTGTNYSYEYFKQVYQLAGQGIPKFMLKIIIPKLLELMSREVLLKAPV; from the coding sequence ATGACCATTTACTTAAACAATCCCGAAGCCCTTTATCAGTTTTTTTATCTATTAGCTTTTGTTTTTTTATATTCAGTAATAATCATTGCTAGTATAAAGCGTGGTTATCATTTACGGTCGGTATTATTAATGCTTACAACTATAACGCTTTTTACTGTTGTAGGTTCCAGACTCTTTACAATCTCTATAGAAGACTGGTTTACGGCCTTAAACTCGAGTTTTGAGAACTATAACAACAGGTCGTCTGTTGGCGGGTTGATATTTGGTTTGTTGGCACTCTATATATCGCAACGTATTTTTAGGTTTAAACGCCCTATGTTAGAGCTATTTGCATGGTCTGCGCCCATTGCTATAGGTATTACCAAATTGGGTTGTTTATTTAATGGTTGTTGTTATGGTTTGCCTTTTAATGGCTTTTGGGGAATTCAATATGCTCCAGGAACACATGCGCATTACAATGAATGGTTTTTAGGGTCTATAGAAAAGGATGCTCTGCTTTCGTTATCACTTCACCCGGTTCAATTATATGATTGTCTTAGCATGATTGTTTTGGGCTACATTGTGTGGAAAACACGAAAATTGTGGAAAAAGAATTTCAGTGCTATAATATTTGCCTTGTTTTTATTCTTTATTATTCGTTTTGGTGTTGAATTTTTTAGAGACCATAATTTATCATCATTCAGTACTCAGTTTTATTGGGGTGTTTGGTCTTATCAATGGGTTATGTTAGGCGTTGCTATGCTTCTGCTATTAGCATTATGGTATTACGAAAAAGTATTAAAAACAGATATAGTAAAGGGGGATCAAAACTCACCAATTATTCACGCCGAATTTACATATATCACTATACTATCTGTTCTTGTTTACGCTTTAAATAATTTATTAATGCCTTATGAACTTCTGGTAATCTGGATATTATTTATTCCGGCTATTATTCTAACTTTTTATTTTGTGTTTACCGAGAGCAGATTACACAAGCATCGAAGCCTTGTTAGTATATTACTGCTAACTCCTTTTTATGTTTTGGCACAAACAATTCCCGATCAAACTCCTAAAATTAAACAATACAATCGTATCGATTTAGGTGCTTCGTTTGGATCGTTTGCCAATGAATTTAAATATAATCCACAGGAAGCAGAAAACGCATGTGGTACAGGTACGAATTATTCCTATGAGTATTTTAAACAGGTATATCAATTAGCAGGGCAGGGTATTCCCAAGTTTATGTTAAAGATAATAATACCAAAACTTTTGGAATTAATGTCTCGGGAGGTACTGTTAAAAGCACCAGTTTAA
- a CDS encoding TetR/AcrR family transcriptional regulator, producing MVKLQKSIDKRNALVKATIELVNNNGFHATPMSKIAKMANVSPATIYLYFENKQDLVNKTYIEVKEEYTKYAFATYNASMSVKEGFKIIWYRIADFKLNDCENAMFLAQCDNTPMIDEPSRQEGIKHLQPLLDLWERGKKEGIIKPISDYLLYAYAINPLSFLMIMQKRGSFNLNDTHLDEAFQAAWSSIKVNN from the coding sequence ATGGTAAAACTTCAAAAGAGTATAGACAAACGAAATGCACTTGTAAAGGCAACCATCGAGTTGGTTAACAACAACGGTTTCCATGCAACACCTATGAGTAAAATTGCAAAAATGGCTAATGTATCGCCTGCGACTATTTATCTGTATTTTGAAAATAAACAAGATTTAGTAAACAAAACTTATATAGAAGTTAAAGAAGAATACACCAAATATGCCTTTGCTACTTATAATGCATCGATGTCGGTTAAAGAAGGGTTTAAAATAATATGGTATCGAATAGCCGATTTTAAATTGAACGATTGTGAAAACGCCATGTTTTTAGCACAATGTGATAATACACCCATGATTGATGAACCAAGCAGACAGGAAGGAATTAAGCATTTACAACCCCTACTCGACCTTTGGGAGCGTGGTAAAAAGGAAGGTATAATAAAACCAATATCAGATTATCTTCTTTATGCCTATGCGATTAATCCTTTGTCGTTTTTAATGATTATGCAAAAAAGAGGTTCTTTTAATTTAAATGACACTCATTTAGATGAGGCTTTTCAAGCGGCCTGGAGCAGTATAAAAGTTAATAATTAA
- a CDS encoding DEAD/DEAH box helicase — protein sequence MAQYIKAQQAILDKLNIKALNPMQEDALVAITNSDNTVLLSPTGTGKTLAFLLPTIATLNPDIEHIQLLILVPSRELAIQIEQVIRNMGTGFKANAVYGGRPFSKDKIELAHPPAILIGTPGRIADHLRRDTFLVEAMETLILDEFDKSLEVGFEKEMREIITLLPNIKKRILTSATQDMEIPAFVGLQNALEINYLDAKISNLFIKRVVAPEKNKLQTLGDLLHHIGNKPGIIFCNFKDTIQFVSDFLNENGIAHGCFHGGMEQIDRERALIKFRNGTHQIIIATDLAARGLDIPELNYIIHYQLPLKGEEFTHRNGRTARMNAEGTAYVLQWEKEYLPDFITTKHIEKLEPKAVAMHSPWATIFISGGRKDKISKGDIAGVLIKQCGLEPHEIGVIELKQDCAFVAVPKEKVKSIEAKTNNTRLKKKKVRVYLV from the coding sequence ATGGCGCAATATATAAAAGCACAGCAAGCTATTTTAGATAAACTAAATATTAAAGCACTTAACCCAATGCAGGAAGATGCTTTGGTAGCCATTACTAATAGCGATAATACGGTGTTACTTTCGCCAACTGGAACAGGTAAAACCTTAGCTTTTTTATTACCAACTATAGCCACTTTAAATCCTGATATCGAACACATACAACTGCTTATTTTAGTGCCATCACGCGAGTTGGCTATTCAAATAGAACAAGTGATTCGCAACATGGGTACAGGTTTTAAAGCGAATGCTGTTTATGGCGGCAGGCCTTTTTCTAAAGATAAAATAGAATTGGCGCATCCACCAGCCATTTTAATTGGAACACCCGGGCGTATTGCCGACCATTTACGTCGTGATACTTTTTTAGTTGAAGCTATGGAAACGCTGATTTTAGACGAATTCGATAAATCGTTAGAAGTTGGTTTCGAAAAAGAAATGCGCGAGATTATAACGTTGTTACCAAACATTAAAAAACGCATTTTAACCTCGGCGACTCAAGATATGGAAATACCAGCTTTTGTTGGCTTGCAAAATGCCTTGGAGATTAACTATTTAGATGCCAAAATTTCTAATTTATTTATAAAAAGGGTGGTGGCACCCGAAAAAAACAAGTTACAAACACTGGGCGATTTACTGCATCATATAGGCAATAAACCCGGAATTATTTTCTGTAATTTTAAAGATACTATTCAATTTGTGAGCGATTTTTTAAATGAAAATGGCATTGCACACGGTTGTTTTCATGGCGGTATGGAGCAAATAGATCGCGAACGCGCTTTAATTAAGTTTAGAAACGGGACGCATCAAATTATTATAGCAACCGATTTGGCTGCCCGCGGATTGGATATTCCAGAACTTAACTACATTATTCATTATCAATTACCATTAAAAGGCGAGGAGTTTACCCATAGAAACGGCCGAACAGCCCGCATGAATGCCGAAGGAACTGCCTATGTTTTACAATGGGAAAAAGAATATTTACCCGATTTTATTACCACAAAACATATTGAAAAACTAGAACCTAAAGCGGTAGCAATGCATTCGCCTTGGGCCACTATATTTATTTCAGGCGGTAGAAAAGATAAAATTTCTAAAGGCGATATTGCTGGTGTTCTTATAAAACAATGTGGATTAGAACCACATGAAATTGGCGTTATCGAACTTAAACAAGACTGTGCGTTTGTTGCCGTTCCTAAAGAGAAAGTAAAAAGCATTGAAGCTAAAACCAATAATACACGTTTAAAGAAGAAAAAAGTTCGGGTGTATTTGGTTTAA
- a CDS encoding CDP-alcohol phosphatidyltransferase family protein: MNIPKTLILFRLLLAPTILILAYFIGENAKMLIVILMYLGLISDILDGIIARKQNISSEQLRRMDSQTDMIFWLSIGFATWFLYPELIARNSVFIWTILAMELACYVISLLKFKKETCTHAFLSKLWGISLLVAFTSLIGFNHAGIPFNVAIVMGLISHIDRILITLILPKWTHDIPSTYHAYLIRKGIKFKRNTYLNG, from the coding sequence ATGAATATACCTAAAACACTCATATTATTCCGGTTATTATTGGCTCCTACAATTTTAATATTAGCTTATTTTATTGGAGAAAATGCTAAAATGTTAATTGTTATTTTGATGTATTTGGGTCTTATTTCAGACATATTAGACGGTATTATTGCAAGAAAACAAAATATATCTTCAGAACAATTAAGACGTATGGACAGTCAAACTGATATGATTTTTTGGTTATCAATTGGTTTTGCTACCTGGTTTTTATATCCTGAACTTATAGCAAGAAATTCTGTGTTTATCTGGACCATACTCGCCATGGAACTCGCATGTTATGTAATAAGCTTATTAAAATTTAAAAAAGAAACCTGCACGCACGCCTTTCTATCTAAACTTTGGGGTATCTCGTTACTTGTAGCTTTTACCTCTTTAATAGGTTTTAACCATGCAGGAATCCCTTTTAATGTTGCTATTGTTATGGGGCTTATTTCACATATCGATAGAATATTAATAACACTTATACTGCCAAAATGGACTCACGATATTCCTAGTACATACCATGCGTATTTAATAAGAAAAGGCATCAAGTTTAAAAGGAATACTTATTTGAATGGTTGA
- a CDS encoding RagB/SusD family nutrient uptake outer membrane protein → MKRTYIYILTLTLSLNLLTGCDNVLDIELDDEIKSTEAITDEVSLRSAVIGLYSEMQSSTYYGGEFVVAHALTGGIADATAFQERFSQLANAIIPTSNTYIESNWVDVYALVNSSNLILDKIIELGIDDPNSEGTALFFRALGHFDALRQFGEFTNKSSNYGIPISTMFLNTETSVLIARSSVADSFSRIVKDLNDAIALLDYDDDRYFVSRATAEALLARVYLYQGEYALAEQLATDVIENGDYVLNNFFNDIYNVEGSDESIFELQFQGVRGNGLTALLSTSPPEVSANYDNFFKDMDADDDPRSYKFYDTGSIIYVDKYGVSDNDVEGNAIILKLSEMYLIRAEARARQTPTNLKTALEDLNEVRTRSLPTMPILEANIPDFDAFVDALLEERARELAFEGHRWFDIVRLGRAESLLGIPAYRTVYPIPQREVNISKGVIVQNPEY, encoded by the coding sequence ATGAAAAGAACATATATTTATATACTTACACTAACATTGTCTTTAAATTTATTAACCGGATGTGACAATGTGTTAGACATCGAATTAGATGACGAAATTAAAAGTACAGAAGCCATCACAGATGAAGTATCACTGCGCTCGGCAGTTATTGGTTTGTATAGCGAAATGCAAAGTAGTACTTATTATGGAGGCGAATTTGTTGTTGCTCATGCTCTAACAGGCGGAATAGCCGATGCAACCGCTTTCCAAGAACGTTTTTCTCAATTGGCAAATGCTATCATTCCTACATCGAACACCTATATAGAAAGTAATTGGGTAGATGTTTATGCGCTTGTTAATTCAAGTAATTTAATTTTAGATAAGATAATAGAATTAGGTATTGACGACCCCAACTCTGAGGGAACAGCTTTATTTTTTAGAGCGCTTGGTCATTTTGATGCTTTAAGACAATTTGGTGAGTTTACTAATAAAAGCTCTAATTATGGTATTCCAATATCAACTATGTTTCTAAATACTGAAACATCTGTTTTAATAGCAAGATCGTCTGTAGCAGATTCTTTCTCTAGAATTGTTAAAGATTTAAATGATGCCATCGCATTATTAGATTACGATGACGATAGATATTTTGTATCTCGCGCAACAGCAGAAGCTTTATTAGCCAGAGTTTATCTTTATCAAGGTGAATATGCTCTCGCAGAGCAATTAGCTACAGATGTCATAGAAAACGGTGATTATGTTTTAAATAACTTTTTTAATGATATTTATAATGTTGAAGGTTCTGATGAATCTATTTTTGAATTGCAATTTCAAGGCGTAAGAGGTAATGGCTTAACTGCATTGTTATCAACATCACCTCCAGAAGTCTCTGCCAATTACGATAATTTCTTTAAAGACATGGATGCTGATGATGACCCGAGAAGTTACAAGTTTTACGACACTGGAAGTATTATTTATGTTGACAAATATGGTGTAAGTGATAATGATGTTGAAGGAAATGCCATTATTTTAAAGCTTTCTGAAATGTATTTAATACGAGCAGAGGCAAGAGCACGACAAACACCAACCAATTTAAAAACAGCTTTAGAGGATTTAAATGAAGTTAGAACACGCTCACTGCCAACCATGCCAATACTTGAAGCTAATATTCCAGATTTTGATGCTTTTGTTGATGCATTGTTAGAAGAACGCGCCAGAGAATTAGCTTTTGAAGGCCATCGTTGGTTTGATATTGTAAGATTGGGTAGGGCAGAGAGCCTATTAGGAATTCCGGCATACCGAACAGTATATCCTATACCCCAAAGAGAGGTAAATATTTCAAAAGGAGTTATCGTACAAAACCCTGAATATTAA
- a CDS encoding SusC/RagA family TonB-linked outer membrane protein has protein sequence MKLTYHLFIFFMFFILGTHGFAQKVITGTVLALDTEEPLMGASVIDPLSKKGSITDFDGRFTIEIPNSSKTLKISYVGYETYTLNVTNETNYKIVLKAGESLDEVVVVGYGTQTKKDISGSLQTIKTEDIAKIPASSFENALQGQTPGVNISSASGTPGSAVNINIRGVSSISASSQPLFIVDGVPIVSRNNSALNANIQPTNPLADINPNDIESITILKDAAAASIYGSRGANGVILITTKRGETGKTTVDVGFYTGFSEITSTPKMANSETFKEFFNTAAAFDGLGADYFDWIDTSNGVNTNIYDEILRTGVTKNLDISARGGSEKTKFYLSGNYYDQEGIQIGQGFKRLSGRLNLDHTIDEKFKIGSTIFVNRSNHQRTINENDEYGVVINAQGWDPTAPIYNEDGSYVNPFSYNTWWPLENPVLIANEYKNESQSTRLQSSAYLEYKIIPNLTFRSAYSLEYSNFVETSFVPVGTNKSDEGEAIFATYEETTWQLENTLNYLKTFKEKHSLGLTGGWTLQETKSQSSDQEGIGFATNNSSSISAASTIISSTTGKNQFGLQSFFGRMNYTFDNRYIASFTLRADGSSRFGDNNQYGYFPSGSLAWRIDKESFFNVDQISNFKLRTSYGITGNQEISSNWVGTYSLNASYNGVPGIAPNRLENENLGWEKTKQFNLGLDLGLFNNRISLTADYFKKETEDLLLSADVPGLTGFSSVFQNVGEIENSGLEFNLNAAIIDNDNFKWNSSFNISFLDNKINKLLNNGENIGRNHILLEGESVSTLFLIKSLGVDPQTGDALFEDLNNDGIIDFDDRQVVGSALPDYFGGWLNSFTYKNFSLTANFQFSGGNKIFNQSRHAFENFGFTRSGIPYGNISQRVYDNYWRTPGQITDVPRPSTESGQLQRFSTQFLENGDYVRLKTLRLAYTFNADKLKTIGLNNLSVYIQGQNLFTITDYLGFDPEASTNTSSQEDLNILQGEDFGTLGQARTISIGFTTTF, from the coding sequence ATGAAGTTAACATATCATTTATTCATTTTCTTCATGTTTTTTATTCTGGGCACTCATGGTTTCGCCCAAAAAGTTATTACAGGAACTGTTTTAGCACTTGATACAGAAGAACCTTTAATGGGAGCTAGCGTTATAGACCCTTTAAGTAAAAAAGGAAGTATAACCGATTTTGATGGTCGTTTTACCATAGAGATACCTAATTCGAGTAAAACTTTGAAAATTTCATATGTTGGTTATGAAACCTACACTTTAAATGTAACCAACGAGACAAATTATAAAATTGTTTTAAAAGCTGGTGAATCTTTAGATGAGGTTGTTGTTGTTGGCTATGGAACACAAACTAAGAAAGATATTAGTGGTAGCTTACAAACTATTAAAACTGAAGATATAGCCAAAATACCCGCATCAAGTTTTGAAAATGCTCTACAAGGGCAGACACCTGGTGTTAATATTTCATCTGCATCTGGAACACCTGGAAGTGCCGTTAACATTAATATTCGTGGGGTTTCTTCCATATCGGCTAGTAGCCAGCCTTTGTTTATAGTCGATGGTGTACCTATCGTATCGAGAAATAATTCTGCTTTAAATGCAAACATTCAACCTACAAACCCATTAGCAGATATTAATCCAAATGATATTGAGTCCATTACCATTTTAAAGGACGCAGCAGCAGCTTCCATTTATGGTTCAAGAGGTGCTAATGGGGTAATATTAATTACTACAAAGCGAGGAGAAACAGGTAAAACTACTGTAGATGTTGGATTTTATACGGGTTTTTCTGAAATTACAAGTACACCAAAAATGGCTAATAGTGAGACGTTTAAAGAATTTTTTAATACAGCAGCAGCATTTGATGGTTTAGGAGCCGATTATTTTGATTGGATTGATACTTCAAACGGAGTTAATACCAATATCTATGATGAAATTCTTAGAACAGGTGTTACCAAAAACCTAGATATTAGTGCTAGAGGAGGTTCGGAAAAAACAAAATTCTATTTAAGTGGAAATTATTACGACCAAGAAGGTATTCAAATTGGACAAGGATTTAAAAGACTTAGTGGTAGATTAAATCTTGATCACACCATAGATGAGAAGTTTAAAATAGGGTCTACTATTTTTGTAAATAGAAGTAATCATCAAAGAACTATTAATGAAAATGACGAATATGGAGTAGTAATCAATGCCCAAGGTTGGGATCCTACAGCTCCCATTTATAATGAAGATGGTAGTTATGTAAATCCCTTTAGTTATAATACCTGGTGGCCATTAGAAAACCCTGTACTTATTGCCAACGAATACAAAAACGAATCACAAAGCACGCGTTTACAATCTTCTGCATATTTAGAGTACAAAATAATACCTAATTTAACATTTAGATCGGCTTACTCTTTAGAATATTCAAATTTTGTTGAAACGTCTTTTGTTCCAGTAGGCACTAATAAATCTGATGAAGGCGAAGCTATTTTTGCAACCTATGAAGAAACTACTTGGCAATTAGAAAACACTTTAAATTATTTAAAAACATTTAAAGAAAAACATAGTTTAGGTTTAACTGGTGGTTGGACTTTACAGGAAACAAAATCACAATCTTCAGACCAAGAGGGTATAGGATTTGCTACCAATAATTCTTCAAGTATTAGTGCTGCCAGTACAATTATTTCGAGTACAACTGGAAAAAATCAATTTGGACTTCAGTCATTTTTCGGTCGTATGAATTACACTTTCGATAATCGTTATATAGCTTCATTTACATTAAGAGCAGACGGATCGTCTCGCTTTGGAGATAATAATCAATATGGTTATTTTCCATCAGGATCTCTGGCATGGAGAATTGATAAAGAGTCATTCTTTAATGTAGATCAAATTTCAAATTTCAAGTTAAGAACCAGTTATGGTATTACTGGAAATCAAGAAATTTCATCCAATTGGGTTGGCACCTATTCTTTAAATGCCTCTTACAATGGTGTTCCAGGAATTGCTCCAAACCGTTTAGAAAACGAAAACTTAGGTTGGGAAAAAACAAAACAATTTAACTTAGGTCTAGATTTAGGTTTATTTAACAATCGTATCAGCTTAACTGCAGATTACTTTAAAAAAGAAACAGAAGATCTACTATTAAGTGCAGATGTACCAGGACTTACAGGTTTTAGTTCTGTATTTCAAAATGTTGGAGAAATAGAAAACAGCGGATTGGAATTTAATTTGAATGCTGCTATTATTGATAATGACAATTTTAAATGGAATTCTAGTTTCAACATTTCCTTTTTGGATAATAAAATTAATAAGTTATTAAATAATGGAGAAAATATTGGACGTAATCATATTTTACTGGAAGGAGAATCTGTAAGCACCTTATTTTTAATAAAATCGTTGGGTGTAGATCCACAAACGGGCGATGCGTTGTTTGAAGATTTAAATAACGATGGTATTATTGATTTTGACGATAGACAAGTTGTTGGAAGTGCCTTACCAGATTATTTTGGTGGCTGGCTAAATAGTTTTACATATAAAAACTTTTCATTAACCGCTAATTTTCAATTTTCTGGTGGAAATAAAATTTTTAACCAGAGTCGTCATGCATTTGAAAACTTTGGGTTTACCAGAAGCGGCATACCATATGGTAATATTAGCCAACGTGTTTATGATAATTATTGGAGAACACCTGGTCAAATTACAGATGTTCCAAGACCTTCAACAGAAAGTGGACAATTGCAGCGATTTAGTACACAATTTTTAGAAAATGGTGATTATGTAAGGCTTAAAACACTTCGTTTGGCATATACGTTTAATGCCGATAAATTAAAAACCATAGGACTAAATAACTTGTCGGTATATATACAAGGACAAAATTTATTTACCATTACAGATTATTTAGGTTTCGATCCAGAAGCATCTACAAATACCTCAAGTCAAGAAGATTTAAATATTTTGCAAGGTGAAGATTTTGGTACATTAGGACAAGCTCGCACTATATCCATAGGATTTACTACAACATTTTAA